A genomic window from Rhodococcus sp. KBS0724 includes:
- a CDS encoding LysR family transcriptional regulator yields the protein MNQPGNHEGDLGLERLGGVNLNLLVPLLALLEEGSVTRAAARVGMTQPAMSHALGRMRRMIGDDLVVRQGSGLVLTPRALELIDPLREVLRQTARVVNFPSFDPAHDARTITAAMTTSTAFVVGPRLTQLIADRAPNATLRIRNFVAPQAEDFTDNGVDVVLLSEEFHSPYPRERLYENRWVVIAHRDSDPEASALDLLTSLPHVTYDSRDRVPPYAAMDAQGVDYRIGTLISDHLLIPHLVASAGGVAVHTYRVAVAMAARVDLRIEEFPLPIAPLVVDMVWNPRLADAEFKNWLREILVEVAPPS from the coding sequence ATGAACCAACCCGGGAACCACGAGGGTGATCTCGGCCTGGAGCGACTCGGCGGGGTCAACCTCAACCTGCTGGTGCCGCTGCTCGCGCTGCTCGAAGAGGGTTCGGTGACGCGAGCCGCGGCCCGGGTGGGCATGACCCAACCCGCGATGAGTCACGCCCTGGGCAGGATGCGCCGAATGATCGGGGACGATCTGGTTGTTCGCCAGGGGAGTGGACTGGTGCTCACTCCGCGCGCCCTGGAGTTGATCGATCCATTGCGCGAAGTGCTGCGCCAGACCGCGCGAGTGGTGAACTTCCCGAGCTTCGACCCCGCTCACGACGCTCGCACCATCACCGCCGCGATGACTACCAGCACCGCCTTCGTGGTGGGACCGAGGTTGACGCAACTGATCGCCGACCGGGCCCCGAATGCAACCCTGCGCATCCGCAATTTTGTTGCACCGCAGGCCGAGGACTTCACCGACAACGGCGTGGACGTCGTACTTCTGTCGGAAGAGTTTCATTCGCCGTACCCGCGTGAGCGCCTGTACGAGAACCGGTGGGTGGTGATCGCCCACCGAGACAGCGACCCGGAGGCATCTGCGCTCGACCTGCTGACGTCGTTGCCTCATGTCACGTACGACTCCCGGGACCGAGTGCCGCCGTACGCCGCGATGGACGCGCAGGGAGTGGACTACCGCATCGGGACATTGATCTCCGATCACCTGCTCATCCCGCACCTGGTGGCGTCGGCCGGCGGAGTTGCCGTGCACACCTATCGAGTTGCGGTCGCCATGGCGGCGCGCGTCGACCTGCGGATCGAGGAGTTCCCGCTCCCGATCGCACCGTTGGTCGTCGACATGGTGTGGAACCCACGCCTGGCCGATGCAGAGTTCAAAAACTGGTTGCGGGAGATTCTCGTCGAAGTGGCCCCGCCGAGCTAG
- a CDS encoding MFS transporter: MSNPTARPSRYVATLVAACLAVMVAQVAYSLPGALNGTFQQDFNISGAELTWISAAFATTMVVFELTFGVLGDMFGRKRLLLGGALLIVVGAALCASAQEVHLMWIGQAIAGIGAGALYPISLAMIAAAAPDAQARAKAIALWAGFLSLGAALSPMMAAVLTEFGSWRWAFGAVIAAALISFVVSLGAQDSSSPEGRKLDLPGQATLAVGLIALLWALTQGSEIGWGNTTIVAGFVVGVVSLAAFVVIELRTEVPLLHLNLFANRVFAISGITAIVGMFAFLGLCFSMSIWLGAVQHVSPLKIGVLFLVIQGPAFLLVPLVSRLIHSVSPRWVLTSGFALIAIAGFICAQFDVQTSTWTDFILPMLLLGVGFAFTVASITAVAINTVPLRLAGMASATTNLLRDFGFALGPVLVAAIANSVANDKVRDGLGAAVGESDLGQAHAGAVMGIGDQGGAMALNSMPVIPVPTDPSMAPGPDNPMLAMPSAISDLAFSSLGSGYSLAFLVCALCAAASGILTLFGLFGSRPESEAAADLGTDVLHEIANVADDVNVR, translated from the coding sequence ATGAGTAACCCGACTGCGCGGCCATCGCGCTACGTAGCGACCCTCGTGGCCGCATGCCTGGCCGTCATGGTGGCCCAGGTGGCGTACTCGCTGCCCGGCGCCCTGAACGGAACTTTCCAGCAGGACTTCAACATCTCCGGCGCCGAACTGACGTGGATCAGCGCCGCTTTTGCCACGACGATGGTGGTTTTCGAACTGACCTTCGGCGTGCTCGGTGACATGTTCGGTCGCAAACGACTGCTACTCGGCGGGGCGCTGCTGATCGTCGTCGGCGCAGCCCTGTGCGCAAGTGCGCAGGAAGTGCACCTGATGTGGATCGGCCAGGCCATCGCCGGCATCGGTGCCGGCGCTCTCTACCCGATCTCGCTCGCGATGATCGCCGCCGCAGCGCCCGACGCTCAGGCCCGCGCCAAAGCGATCGCACTGTGGGCGGGCTTCCTGTCCCTCGGCGCCGCACTCTCGCCGATGATGGCCGCCGTACTCACCGAGTTCGGTAGCTGGCGTTGGGCTTTCGGTGCCGTGATCGCCGCCGCACTGATCTCGTTTGTGGTCTCACTTGGCGCGCAGGACTCGTCGTCGCCGGAAGGCCGCAAGCTCGACCTTCCCGGTCAGGCAACGTTGGCCGTCGGCCTGATCGCGCTGCTGTGGGCACTGACCCAGGGGTCCGAGATCGGCTGGGGCAACACCACGATCGTCGCCGGTTTTGTTGTCGGCGTCGTCTCCCTGGCCGCGTTTGTCGTCATCGAACTGCGCACCGAAGTTCCGCTACTGCACCTGAATCTGTTCGCCAACCGCGTGTTTGCGATCTCGGGCATCACGGCCATCGTCGGCATGTTCGCCTTCCTCGGCCTCTGCTTCTCGATGAGCATCTGGCTCGGTGCGGTACAGCACGTGTCACCGCTCAAGATCGGCGTGCTGTTCCTGGTCATTCAGGGGCCGGCGTTCCTGCTGGTGCCGCTCGTATCTCGCCTGATCCACAGCGTTTCACCGCGCTGGGTGCTGACCTCAGGCTTTGCACTGATCGCAATCGCCGGCTTCATCTGCGCGCAGTTCGACGTCCAAACCTCCACATGGACGGATTTCATCCTGCCGATGCTGCTACTCGGCGTCGGGTTCGCCTTCACGGTCGCGTCGATCACCGCGGTGGCCATCAACACCGTGCCGTTGCGCTTGGCGGGCATGGCGAGTGCCACGACAAACCTGTTGCGTGACTTCGGCTTTGCGCTCGGCCCCGTCCTCGTCGCTGCCATCGCGAACAGCGTCGCCAACGACAAGGTCCGAGACGGCCTCGGCGCCGCCGTCGGTGAATCCGATCTCGGTCAAGCCCACGCCGGTGCTGTCATGGGCATTGGTGATCAGGGCGGCGCAATGGCGCTCAACTCGATGCCGGTCATCCCGGTGCCGACCGATCCGAGCATGGCTCCCGGCCCCGACAACCCCATGCTCGCAATGCCTTCCGCGATCAGCGATCTGGCGTTCTCGTCGCTCGGCAGTGGCTACAGCCTGGCTTTCCTGGTGTGCGCGTTGTGCGCCGCTGCCTCCGGCATCCTGACCCTGTTCGGGCTCTTCGGAAGCCGGCCGGAATCCGAAGCCGCCGCCGATCTGGGTACCGACGTACTGCATGAGATCGCCAATGTCGCCGACGACGTCAACGTCCGGTGA
- a CDS encoding TetR/AcrR family transcriptional regulator: MSLRAAQKQMTYELFLAKALELFGEKGYSATTIDDIASAAGSTRTTFYLHFSSKAEVMSALLTKVDAILTAADNPTLTAVVASGSRSEIHAWLDRKFSQWDEIKPYLTASYEASYEPDVEAKTEQWFESAVEDMTAGLDAAKRLPADRRRIRCVLAFGQLEHLSRRYFSIGWRTPREICLDEITESWCYLLAADS, translated from the coding sequence ATGTCGCTCCGCGCCGCCCAAAAACAGATGACCTACGAGCTCTTCCTTGCCAAGGCACTGGAGTTGTTCGGCGAGAAGGGTTATTCCGCGACCACGATCGACGACATTGCGTCGGCCGCAGGTTCCACCCGGACTACCTTCTACCTGCACTTTTCATCCAAGGCTGAGGTGATGAGTGCGCTGCTGACCAAGGTGGACGCCATCCTCACCGCGGCAGACAACCCCACCCTGACCGCGGTGGTTGCCTCCGGCTCGCGCAGCGAGATCCACGCGTGGCTGGATCGCAAGTTCTCCCAATGGGACGAGATCAAGCCTTACCTCACCGCGTCGTACGAGGCGTCGTACGAGCCGGACGTCGAGGCCAAGACCGAGCAGTGGTTCGAGTCCGCTGTCGAGGACATGACCGCGGGGCTGGACGCGGCGAAGCGGCTGCCGGCCGACCGCCGCCGGATCCGCTGCGTGCTGGCGTTCGGTCAGCTCGAGCACCTCTCGCGGCGCTACTTCTCCATCGGCTGGCGGACGCCGCGCGAGATCTGCCTCGACGAAATCACCGAATCCTGGTGCTACCTGCTCGCAGCGGATAGCTAA
- a CDS encoding phosphotriesterase, whose amino-acid sequence MKVDQITEGNTVNTVLGPVPADQLGVVSVHEALLSVLPGAEYAFDITMDRADIFEALAEKLKDFREHGGQTIVDATGMFHGRDVKLYEALSRTTGVHIVASTGLGPEEMLGGYFLTPQTNPPTPWPAEKFAELFTKEITEGMVIPRVERRGTPGLVATAAHHEGMTATEESLFRGAARAALATGAPVSIRYGNDAVSDLEILADEKLPADRVIVGGLDRKDAVATGAPLEIARRGAYVALDHVGTADDVHITDDERAALVAELVEAGHGNRILLSSNATGVAKGHTGNDLPFSYILSTFVPALTAQGLSDEDVQRILVDNPRDLLAVR is encoded by the coding sequence ATGAAGGTCGACCAGATCACTGAAGGCAACACCGTCAACACCGTCCTCGGCCCCGTACCCGCCGACCAATTGGGTGTCGTCTCGGTTCACGAGGCACTGCTGTCAGTGCTTCCGGGTGCGGAATACGCATTCGACATCACCATGGACCGCGCAGACATCTTCGAGGCCCTGGCGGAAAAGCTGAAGGATTTCCGGGAACACGGCGGGCAGACGATCGTCGACGCCACCGGCATGTTCCACGGCCGCGACGTCAAGCTGTACGAAGCTCTCTCACGCACCACCGGGGTACACATCGTCGCCTCGACTGGCCTGGGTCCGGAGGAGATGCTCGGCGGTTATTTCCTGACACCGCAGACCAATCCGCCGACGCCGTGGCCGGCCGAGAAGTTCGCCGAGCTCTTCACCAAGGAGATCACCGAGGGCATGGTGATTCCACGCGTCGAGCGTCGTGGCACCCCTGGGCTGGTGGCTACCGCCGCACATCACGAGGGCATGACCGCCACTGAGGAAAGCCTGTTCCGCGGAGCGGCCCGCGCTGCACTCGCCACCGGCGCCCCCGTCTCCATCCGCTACGGCAACGATGCGGTGTCCGACCTCGAGATCCTCGCGGACGAAAAGCTGCCGGCCGACCGCGTCATCGTCGGTGGACTCGACCGAAAGGATGCGGTCGCCACCGGCGCACCGCTCGAAATCGCCCGCCGCGGCGCCTATGTCGCACTGGACCATGTGGGAACAGCCGACGATGTCCACATCACGGACGACGAACGCGCCGCCTTGGTGGCCGAGCTGGTCGAGGCGGGCCACGGCAACCGGATTCTGCTCTCCAGCAATGCAACCGGCGTCGCCAAAGGCCATACCGGGAACGATCTGCCGTTCAGCTACATCCTGTCGACGTTTGTCCCCGCCCTCACAGCGCAGGGACTGAGCGATGAGGACGTGCAGCGCATCCTCGTCGACAACCCGCGCGATCTGCTGGCCGTGCGCTGA
- a CDS encoding phosphotriesterase yields MSRVNTVLGPIPAEELGIVAIHEHIGYGMPGSELDTKWWKTPEERYSETVPKLRAFHEYGGGTFVDVTGICNGRDVDYYKSLSAKTGVHIIACTGFVGGDTALPFFERASVEYLTQHFVHEITVGIGNTGSRAGVIKVGVSRGGRMTDLDKRIYRAAARAALSTGVPILTHLAIDAENAITIFNEEGLPLDRVLFGHVDDGVNADKTRDTWIAEQGGRVGFDTFGYETELPDPPFWARPRKERLDHFLRFLGKGHLDQALAGVDANCSPLGWPGVKGHTVNYLFEDLIPDLREAGLDEATITKLFVENPADFLTIQN; encoded by the coding sequence GTGTCGAGAGTGAACACCGTTCTGGGGCCGATCCCCGCCGAGGAGCTGGGGATCGTGGCCATCCACGAGCACATCGGGTACGGCATGCCCGGCTCCGAACTGGACACGAAGTGGTGGAAGACACCGGAGGAGCGATACTCCGAGACCGTTCCCAAGCTTCGCGCATTCCACGAGTACGGCGGCGGAACCTTCGTCGACGTCACCGGAATCTGCAACGGCCGTGACGTCGACTACTACAAGTCGCTGTCCGCCAAGACCGGCGTCCACATCATCGCGTGCACCGGCTTCGTCGGCGGCGACACGGCGTTGCCGTTCTTCGAACGTGCAAGCGTCGAGTACCTGACACAGCACTTCGTTCACGAGATCACCGTCGGCATCGGGAACACCGGCAGCCGAGCGGGCGTCATAAAGGTCGGCGTGAGCCGCGGTGGCCGAATGACGGACCTGGACAAGCGAATCTACCGCGCTGCCGCTCGCGCCGCCCTGAGCACCGGTGTGCCGATTCTGACTCACCTGGCCATCGACGCCGAGAACGCCATCACCATCTTCAACGAAGAGGGCCTGCCACTCGATCGTGTGCTGTTCGGGCACGTCGACGACGGTGTGAACGCCGACAAGACGCGTGACACGTGGATCGCCGAGCAGGGCGGGCGCGTCGGCTTCGACACCTTCGGCTACGAGACCGAACTCCCGGACCCGCCGTTCTGGGCACGGCCCCGCAAGGAACGCCTCGATCACTTCCTGCGCTTCCTCGGCAAGGGTCACCTGGACCAGGCACTCGCGGGCGTCGACGCCAACTGCAGCCCGCTCGGATGGCCAGGTGTCAAGGGCCACACCGTGAATTACCTCTTCGAAGACCTCATTCCCGACCTGCGCGAAGCCGGGTTGGACGAAGCCACCATCACCAAGTTGTTCGTCGAGAATCCGGCCGACTTCTTGACCATCCAGAACTAG
- a CDS encoding NAD(P)/FAD-dependent oxidoreductase, protein MQSSELENLKIAIVGAGYAGAAAAKALSLLGADVDVYEQAGQIREVGAGIGLRPSTMERFRQWGIFDAVAQVSSPSDYFEILTGTNDPIMKEEWPAVPGDTENTKTHLIHRGDFIDALLGVLPEGMVHLGHKLETLEDKGDRSVLTFTNGTTVEADLVIGADGIKSVVRQQLFSDKGPVFSGEHAYRTVISVDDAYGMATDDNLRMYIGRGTKVYLLPLRHRGQVSFDITALCPDSTWAPTITKEDILATLEGFDERIVNIARDLDMDTVSIRAVYDIDPVDVWHTDSVVLVGDAAHSMLHHQGQGANSAILDAGSLADALKEADSVKEALALYQANRKPVTDELQRISRQGWTEDEVNDVFPGQKTAAQPAATE, encoded by the coding sequence ATGCAGTCTTCAGAGCTCGAGAACCTGAAAATCGCCATCGTCGGCGCGGGATACGCCGGTGCTGCGGCAGCCAAGGCCCTGAGCCTGCTCGGCGCCGACGTCGACGTGTACGAGCAGGCCGGCCAGATCCGGGAGGTCGGCGCCGGTATCGGTCTGCGTCCGTCCACCATGGAACGCTTCCGCCAGTGGGGCATCTTCGACGCCGTCGCACAGGTCAGCTCGCCGAGTGACTACTTCGAAATCCTCACCGGCACCAATGATCCGATTATGAAGGAAGAGTGGCCCGCTGTCCCCGGCGACACCGAGAACACGAAGACGCACCTGATCCATCGCGGCGATTTCATCGACGCTCTTCTGGGCGTACTTCCCGAAGGCATGGTGCACCTCGGACACAAGCTCGAAACCCTCGAGGACAAGGGCGATCGCTCCGTCCTCACCTTCACCAACGGCACGACCGTCGAGGCCGACCTGGTCATCGGCGCCGACGGCATCAAGTCGGTTGTGCGCCAGCAGCTTTTCAGCGACAAGGGTCCCGTGTTCTCCGGTGAGCACGCCTACCGCACGGTGATCTCCGTCGACGACGCCTACGGGATGGCCACGGACGACAACCTCCGGATGTACATCGGGCGGGGCACAAAGGTCTACCTGCTCCCGCTGCGCCACCGCGGCCAGGTCTCGTTCGACATCACCGCACTGTGCCCGGACAGCACCTGGGCGCCGACGATCACCAAGGAAGACATCCTGGCGACACTCGAAGGTTTCGACGAGCGGATCGTGAACATCGCCCGCGACCTCGACATGGACACAGTGAGCATTCGCGCGGTCTACGACATCGACCCGGTCGATGTGTGGCACACCGACTCTGTTGTCCTCGTGGGCGACGCCGCCCACTCGATGCTCCATCACCAGGGCCAGGGCGCGAACTCGGCGATCCTGGACGCCGGCAGTCTCGCCGACGCCCTGAAGGAAGCAGATTCCGTCAAGGAAGCACTGGCGTTGTACCAGGCGAACCGCAAGCCGGTGACGGATGAACTGCAGCGCATTTCGCGCCAGGGCTGGACCGAAGACGAAGTCAACGACGTGTTCCCCGGCCAGAAGACCGCAGCTCAGCCGGCTGCAACCGAGTAA
- a CDS encoding alpha/beta hydrolase: protein MPLHPQIAQLIATLPAPPEGPIDPALMRAGDEAHVAPLEERLPLHAVEDTTAGDVPVRIYTPVDADAYGLLVYFHGGAFFLGSLNTHDHVARNLAKETGLKVISVDYRLAPEAAFPAGLEDCHAVVRWAAENGEALKWDGKTLALAGDSSGGTFVAAVAAMAHDEGFDRITHQVLLYPSLDLDFDVDRYESLRENAVGYGVETAGLKGFNSFYFESGADAANPLVSPIKREDLSGLPPALIVTAEYDPMRDEGELYGKRLKEAGTQVTVSRYAGANHGFAQNFAWIPEYYTVFEETATFLRSTGE, encoded by the coding sequence ATGCCCTTGCACCCCCAGATCGCTCAACTCATCGCCACCCTGCCGGCCCCGCCCGAGGGACCGATCGACCCGGCGCTCATGCGCGCCGGCGACGAGGCACACGTTGCTCCCCTGGAAGAACGCCTGCCACTGCACGCTGTCGAGGACACGACCGCGGGCGATGTGCCCGTACGGATCTACACACCGGTCGACGCCGACGCGTACGGGCTGTTGGTGTACTTCCACGGCGGCGCGTTCTTCCTCGGCAGCCTGAACACGCATGACCATGTGGCGCGGAACCTCGCGAAGGAAACCGGACTCAAGGTCATCTCCGTCGACTACCGCCTCGCTCCCGAGGCTGCTTTCCCGGCCGGGCTCGAGGACTGCCACGCGGTAGTGCGGTGGGCAGCCGAGAACGGCGAGGCACTGAAGTGGGACGGGAAGACACTCGCACTGGCCGGCGACAGTTCCGGTGGCACTTTTGTTGCCGCTGTCGCTGCAATGGCTCATGACGAGGGATTCGACCGCATCACGCACCAGGTACTGCTCTACCCCTCACTGGACCTGGACTTCGACGTCGATCGTTACGAATCCCTGCGGGAGAACGCCGTTGGGTACGGGGTGGAGACGGCAGGGCTGAAGGGCTTCAACAGTTTCTACTTCGAAAGCGGTGCGGACGCGGCGAACCCGCTTGTCTCACCGATCAAACGTGAGGATCTTTCCGGGCTACCCCCGGCACTGATCGTCACGGCCGAGTACGACCCGATGCGTGATGAGGGCGAGTTGTACGGCAAGCGACTGAAGGAAGCCGGCACCCAGGTAACGGTCAGCCGTTATGCCGGTGCCAACCACGGCTTTGCGCAGAACTTTGCTTGGATCCCGGAGTACTACACGGTATTCGAGGAGACTGCCACTTTCCTTCGTTCCACCGGTGAGTGA
- a CDS encoding MBL fold metallo-hydrolase — protein sequence MTDDVKIHPLVSPWGRFGLYSFLIDAPELAIVDTGIASSPAEGMAPALEAIGRRIEDVRWILLTHGHIDHIGGAYALWELTGRRAQVVIHEADAHLLRSRQAHVDEYLTGRGQYLNDPEGIEKQIASANAVISGEMEPSILVRGGETLSLGGGVTVSVHSIPGHTAGSVAYVVDGQNDVFVGDAVQVHGAANGFPGYEDPLAYRTSLQYLRDEIRPNHLYLGHPYRRADGVAYGVELDRDQASEALRESVDIEVGVRGAAHQCLCGGLPETDSAYSPFAPVAEKLGYEGDPTLEPSPFFTTLHGYRTQYDEEE from the coding sequence ATGACGGACGACGTGAAGATTCATCCCCTCGTCTCGCCGTGGGGCCGATTCGGCCTCTACAGCTTCTTGATCGACGCCCCCGAACTTGCAATCGTCGACACCGGGATCGCGTCGTCGCCGGCCGAGGGAATGGCGCCCGCACTCGAGGCAATCGGACGCCGGATCGAAGATGTTCGGTGGATCCTGTTGACCCACGGCCATATCGATCACATCGGCGGCGCGTACGCCCTGTGGGAACTCACCGGCAGACGCGCCCAGGTTGTGATCCACGAAGCCGACGCGCACCTGTTGCGCTCGCGGCAGGCACACGTCGACGAATACCTGACGGGGCGTGGGCAGTACCTCAACGATCCAGAAGGTATCGAGAAGCAGATAGCGTCGGCGAACGCTGTCATCTCCGGCGAGATGGAGCCGTCCATACTGGTCCGAGGCGGCGAAACACTCTCCCTCGGTGGCGGTGTCACCGTATCGGTGCATTCCATCCCGGGCCACACGGCCGGATCGGTCGCCTATGTGGTTGACGGCCAGAACGATGTGTTCGTCGGCGACGCCGTGCAGGTCCACGGAGCAGCCAACGGCTTTCCGGGCTACGAAGATCCACTCGCTTACCGGACGAGCCTTCAGTACCTGCGTGACGAGATCCGCCCGAACCACCTGTATCTGGGGCATCCGTACCGCCGGGCCGACGGCGTCGCCTACGGTGTCGAACTCGACCGTGACCAGGCGTCCGAAGCACTGCGCGAGAGTGTCGACATCGAGGTCGGCGTCCGCGGCGCAGCGCATCAGTGCCTGTGCGGCGGTCTGCCGGAGACGGATTCGGCGTACTCACCGTTTGCACCTGTCGCCGAAAAACTCGGCTACGAGGGCGACCCCACCCTCGAACCGTCTCCGTTCTTCACGACGCTGCACGGCTACCGCACCCAGTACGACGAAGAAGAATAG
- a CDS encoding CocE/NonD family hydrolase produces the protein MAEFEIFNAGGQPIHIRKDLRVPMRDGIELAADAYEGVDGKPRPALVALSPYGKELQALALTTPPQRRPSPMWDGCIEAGDIARIVSEDYVHVIGDLRGSGASEGEHIGNYNAGGVSLGQDAYDFIEWVAAQPWCDGNVGMVGISYFGSMQVLAAAERPPHLKAIFVSGGHYDFYETTYHGGIMWFMPRAAREGRGGDSGWAFTDGVKSRMLETYSPEEVKKRVAERLQDPDVAAWPNLVHVLNYPKNHEAWFDIVTNELDGDWYEERNPITLAPNIDIPVYLQIDQGRGWTMDGTIELFDALNGPKKLDIGPYPPMQSRPFIEEHDKMFRWYDYWIKGIDNGVMDEPAVSVFVEGSREVATGSQWPPKDIEYKSLYLRPRHKLSVEPEPMGAEYAAPDGFYQAPLTVTDKVEILSWSTPVFEESTEMIGTGAAHIFAEIDATDSNFILRLWDYAPNGKRQLITSGYLKASHRELDERTTEGNPHHPHTRAVPVEPGTIEEYVLRLYPFANTFKPGHKLTVELSNAEPLADEHNALLPPDAFHLPVGRPVTHKIYRDAAHRSRLVLPFTTTATQS, from the coding sequence ATGGCCGAATTCGAAATATTCAACGCGGGTGGACAGCCCATCCATATCCGTAAAGATCTCCGGGTCCCGATGCGCGACGGGATCGAGTTGGCAGCAGACGCTTACGAGGGCGTCGACGGCAAACCGCGGCCGGCACTCGTGGCTCTGAGCCCCTACGGCAAGGAACTGCAGGCGCTTGCCCTGACCACGCCACCGCAGCGACGCCCCAGTCCGATGTGGGACGGCTGCATCGAAGCCGGCGACATCGCGCGCATCGTCAGCGAAGACTACGTTCACGTTATCGGCGACCTGCGCGGTTCCGGCGCATCCGAGGGCGAGCACATCGGCAACTACAACGCCGGCGGTGTCTCACTCGGGCAGGACGCCTACGACTTCATCGAATGGGTTGCGGCACAACCGTGGTGCGACGGCAACGTCGGAATGGTCGGCATCTCGTACTTCGGCTCCATGCAGGTACTGGCCGCCGCCGAGCGTCCACCGCATCTGAAGGCGATCTTCGTGAGCGGCGGCCACTACGACTTCTACGAGACCACCTACCACGGTGGCATCATGTGGTTCATGCCGCGCGCAGCCCGCGAGGGTCGCGGCGGTGACTCCGGCTGGGCGTTCACCGATGGAGTCAAATCCCGCATGCTCGAGACGTACAGCCCCGAAGAGGTCAAGAAGCGCGTCGCAGAACGCCTACAGGATCCCGACGTGGCCGCATGGCCGAATCTTGTTCACGTGCTGAACTATCCGAAAAACCACGAAGCCTGGTTCGACATCGTGACGAACGAGTTGGACGGCGACTGGTACGAGGAGCGCAACCCGATCACACTGGCCCCCAACATCGATATCCCGGTCTACCTGCAGATCGACCAGGGCCGCGGCTGGACGATGGACGGCACGATCGAACTGTTCGACGCACTGAACGGCCCCAAGAAGCTGGACATCGGACCATACCCGCCGATGCAGTCGCGCCCCTTCATCGAAGAGCACGACAAGATGTTCCGCTGGTACGACTACTGGATCAAGGGCATCGACAACGGTGTCATGGACGAACCGGCCGTGAGTGTCTTCGTGGAAGGCTCCCGCGAGGTGGCGACCGGAAGCCAGTGGCCACCGAAGGACATCGAGTACAAGTCGCTGTATCTGCGCCCGCGCCACAAACTCTCCGTCGAACCGGAGCCGATGGGCGCCGAGTACGCCGCCCCGGACGGCTTCTATCAGGCACCGCTGACCGTCACCGACAAGGTCGAGATCCTGTCGTGGAGCACACCGGTTTTCGAGGAATCCACCGAGATGATCGGCACCGGCGCCGCGCACATCTTCGCAGAAATCGACGCCACGGATTCGAATTTCATTCTGCGCCTGTGGGATTACGCGCCGAACGGCAAGCGTCAGCTGATCACCTCCGGCTACCTGAAGGCCTCGCACCGCGAGCTGGACGAGCGAACCACCGAGGGCAACCCACACCATCCGCACACCCGTGCGGTGCCCGTGGAGCCGGGCACGATCGAGGAATACGTGCTGCGCCTCTACCCGTTCGCGAATACCTTCAAGCCGGGTCACAAGCTGACCGTGGAGTTGTCCAACGCCGAGCCGTTGGCGGACGAGCACAACGCACTACTCCCACCGGACGCGTTCCACCTGCCGGTCGGGCGCCCCGTGACCCACAAGATCTACCGGGATGCCGCGCACCGATCACGGCTCGTGCTTCCGTTCACGACAACTGCAACGCAGAGCTAG
- a CDS encoding AAA family ATPase encodes MFVLLLTGPPGAGKSSVSTALHDRLGEAGVKNAMIEVDELERCYPPLGTERAIAHVQMLCASYREAGYELLFLTATVEDDDYGNALVAATGADGHLLVRLEADPDTLRSRIIEREPANWAGLEQLVEASQLLAASMPALSGVDLVLSTEGRDPESVADDVEAALHERFPVLPLTRTSSA; translated from the coding sequence GTGTTCGTACTACTGCTGACAGGCCCGCCCGGCGCGGGTAAGAGTTCCGTCTCGACCGCGCTTCACGATCGGCTCGGCGAGGCGGGCGTGAAAAACGCGATGATCGAGGTCGACGAACTGGAGCGGTGTTACCCACCGCTGGGCACCGAACGAGCCATCGCGCACGTCCAGATGCTGTGCGCGTCGTACCGTGAGGCAGGGTACGAACTCCTGTTCTTGACTGCGACCGTCGAGGACGACGACTACGGGAATGCTCTAGTGGCCGCGACCGGCGCTGACGGTCACCTGCTGGTACGGCTCGAGGCCGATCCGGATACGTTGCGCAGCAGAATCATCGAGCGTGAACCGGCCAACTGGGCAGGGTTGGAGCAACTGGTGGAAGCGTCGCAACTCCTGGCCGCTTCGATGCCGGCGCTGAGCGGGGTCGACCTGGTTCTGAGCACCGAAGGCCGAGACCCCGAGAGTGTCGCCGACGATGTGGAAGCTGCTCTGCACGAGCGTTTTCCAGTGCTGCCACTGACGCGAACATCGTCGGCTTGA